One Mercurialis annua linkage group LG3, ddMerAnnu1.2, whole genome shotgun sequence DNA window includes the following coding sequences:
- the LOC126672190 gene encoding protein FAR1-RELATED SEQUENCE 5-like: MGGRAPKTIITDQDKAMSNAIGKVFPNTSHRLCLWHIAKNAPSHLGSLNSNDEFQRLFHKCLQGCEFEVEFQQTWDEMMDKFDLREHSWLQRLYGDRQKWCTGLNRDFFSAEIKASQRSESTNHVLNGLSNKTTSLSKFVLAFENHVADWRSAEASLDFDCKQGVPCCVVKTSSILNHAAHIYTIRIFKMFEQEFLNSVATTSEEISYCNNTCTYKVTGQHKNSRTRIVQFNMETLEINCSCKKFEAMGILCSHALRVYIIRNMEKIPEKYILNRWSRDAKSRLFDFKEVESPAHSAIESETMFRNSMVRSAYSLILKSQGNEATRQACRDLLCKANAQIESKRK; encoded by the exons ATGGGAGGTAGGGCACCTAAGACAATTATAACAGATCAAGATAAAGCTATGTCAAATGCAATTGGAAAGGTTTTTCCTAATACTAGTCATCGTTTATGCTTGTGGCACATTGCAAAAAATGCTCCATCTCACTTGGGTAGCTTGAACTCAAATGATGAATTTCAGAGATTATTTCACAAATGCTTACAAGGATGTGAGTTTGAAGTAGAGTTTCAGCAAACATGGGATGAAATGATGGATAAGTTTGATCTTCGGGAGCATTCTTGGCTACAAAGGTTGTACGGTGATCGACAAAAATGGTGCACGGGTTTGAACAGAGATTTCTTTTCAGCTGAAATCAAAGCTTCCCAACGCAGTGAAAGCACCAATCATGTACTCAATGgtttatcaaacaaaacaacATCTTTAAGTAAATTTGTGCTTGCTTTTGAGAATCATGTAGCCGATTGGCGTTCAGCTGAGGCGTCATTAGATTTTGATTGCAAACAAGGAGTGCCTTGTTGTGTAGTCAAAACTAGTTCTATCTTGAATCATGCTGCCCATATCTATACAATAAGAATTTTCAAGATGTTTGAGCAAGAATTTCTTAATAGTGTTGCGACAACTTCAGAAGAAATTTCTTATTGCAATAATACTTGCACTTATAAAGTGACAGGGCAACATAAAAATTCAAGAACACGAATTGTTCAGTTCAATATGGAAACTTTGGAAATTAATTGCAGCTGTAAAAAGTTTGAAGCCATGGGAATCTTATGCTCACATGCTCTACGAGTTTATATTATCAGGAATATGGAGAAAATTCCTgaaaaatatatactaaataGGTGGAGTAGAGATGCAAAAAGTAGATTGTTTGATTTTAAGGAAGTAGAATCTCCTGCTCATTCAGCCATTGAGTCAGAGACCATGTTTCGAAATTCTATGGTTCGAAGTGCATATAGCCTTATACTAAAAAGTCAAGGAAATGAGGCTACAAGACAAGCTTGTCGTGATCTTTTATGTAAGGCTAATGCACAAATAGAGA GCAAAAGAAAGTAA
- the LOC126672192 gene encoding uncharacterized protein LOC126672192, whose translation MASDDYTRANWKDPVLVKFFLDLCIEQVSDAGKQGRKSEHGFDPVTNTVNWSSEEWDEYIKRVPDAKQFRYVGLQYGDEMKSLFDGITATGKDGWGPSRETMPETVNLDDVEPSFANEPTPVNLESPIDVDLDSPNSAGFLEKKNGKRHKKGKVDDIDEQLMAVLETLGESDGPTIEECNMKLDEMMTLTMDDPLYVIACSIFCESKAYREQWLILSKKSEDVRINWIKIVAKKLGLL comes from the exons ATGGCATCCGATGATTATACTAGAGCCAATTGGAAGGATCctgttttagttaaattttttttggacTTATGCATTGAACAAGTGAGTGATGCTGGAAAACAAGGGA GAAAAAGCGAACATGGATTCGATCCTGTAACAAATACAGTTAATTGGAGTTCTGAAGAATGGGATGAATATATAAAG AGAGTTCCGGACGCAAAACAATTTCGATATGTTGGATTGCAATATGGGGATGAGATGAAATCATTGTTTGATGGTATAACAGCAACTGGTAAAGATGGTTGGGGTCCTTCTAGAGAAACTATGCCTGAAACGGTTAATTTAGATGACGTAGAACCTTCATTTGCTAATGAACCAACGCCAGTAAATCTAGAGTCACCTATTGATGTTGATCTTGATTCACCCAATTCAGCCGGATttcttgaaaagaaaaatggaaaacgtcatAAAAAAGGTAAAGTTGATGATATTGACGAACAATTGATGGCCGTTCTCGAAACTCTAGGTGAGTCTGATGGACCTACAATTGAAGAGTGCAATATGAAATTGGATGAGATGATGACATTGACAATGGATGATCCTTTATATGTTATTGCTTGTAGTATCTTTTGTGAAAGTAAGGCATATCGAGAGCAATGGTTGATTCTTTCAAAGAAGTCTGAAGACGTTAGAATTAATTGGATAAAGATAGTTGCTAAGAAATTAGGATTACTTTGA
- the LOC126674856 gene encoding uncharacterized protein LOC126674856 codes for MAAPGGHYQPEYFQPGPLNDELLTQQYNHISSYTWDHPEDVSVLGSRTSHGLPSFGSIDSRIQEGVRRTGLSGFIRMRQYRLDMSIITALVERWRPETHTFMFPDGECTITLQDIAILTGLPIDGTTVTGDRVDDWQDRGVALLGRPLELSQSEGTSWVGSRWLYSEFGEFTSLPAYATPEHVEWAVRAYLWAALQTLCFPDLNSGHLGLRILPLLANLHDLRTISWGSAVLAHLYHEMCITTRMHKRRRNIGGPLWIVQLWAFERLRPLRPQLLTPIIAEDLPLGDRWGGRRDRRAVPRHSIHAVRLILDGLRYEDIHWQPYSDDILSSIPREYLDGAHLWRARVPLIYYNIVEWHQPERVLQQFGLVQPIPLPPLQTEELHNVRYRGSSSFAYEMDYWVQLWNNRNAFVVQGRQLQHPPHYHSQYMDWYRRRCRRWITLQGAEAGTSRDLQERTHVTGEASSSAARRIRFAARSSQLATMEDRRDVTLPPPEPADQPYQLPPLPPCQVDLSSIRGRRRQPRRMPPQPRPEHVYPIPEPLFFHTEVAGTSDIPQPDYWERQHYGSTSGPTPQASYPQFQVPPASMPYVDSFFGDTTFTTTQDRPGPSESQVPPAPMPYSDSSFRHTTFANTRDPFAPSDSQVRQPPIPSFHSYLGEMGYTPLGTPAQPESDQSWPAPPTHSDVPWRTSTESDFIEQLFYYPAAPTAGQASSSHQVPPSGSPQAQDPSQMYFSTTEPWCSGADLSADPFSGDRFQHFTPPGFTLYPDITSQDLRDTTPALVIEQPHQSADEDSDDSEDNDDSDNSDEGDGGDYNPVTDTSRHRRTQQGYDMRTRMRKPARYRD; via the exons ATGGCTGCCCCCGGTGGTCACTACCAGCCTGAGTACTTTCAGCCTGGACCTTTAAATGACGAACTTCTGACTCAACAATACAATCACATATCGTCTTACACTTGGGATCACCCT GAGGACGTAAGTGTCCTAGGTTCGCGGACAAGTCACGGGTTGCCCTCCTTTGGTTCGATAGATTCACGCATCCAGGAAGGAGTCCGCCGGACAGGGCTCTCTGGTTTCATCAGGATGCGACAATATCGGCTCGACATGTCCATTATCACAGCATTAGTGGAGAGGTGGAGGCCTGAGACGCATACATTCATGTTTCCAGATGGGGAGTGCACGATCACTTTGCAGGATATTGCAATCCTTACTGGACTCCCCATTGATGGGACGACTGTGACTGGAGACAGGGTGGACGACTGGCAGGATAGGGGTGTTGCCCTGTTAGGGAGACCGTTAGAGCTTTCTCAGTCAGAGGGTACATCTTGGGTTGGGTCCAGGTGGCTGTATAGTGAGTTCGGCGAGTTTACTAGTTTACCGGCCTATGCTACACCTGAACATGTTGAATGGGCGGTTAGGGCGTACCTATGGGCTGCTCTACAGACTTTGTGCTTCCCAGACCTGAACAGTGGTCATTTGGGTTTGAGAATTTTACCCCTTTTAGCAAATTTACATGATTTACGGACTATCAGCTGGGGATCTGCAGTTTTGGCCCATTTATACCACGAGATGTGCATTACCACACGGATGCACAAACGCCGACGTAACATAGGAGGTCCTCTGTGGATTGTACAGCTATGGGCGTTCGAGCGACTGAGGCCACTTCGACCCCAACTGCTGACCCCAATAATAGCAGAGGATCTACCTTTGGGTGACAG GTGGGGCGGGCGTAGGGATCGTCGGGCAGTCCCGAGGCACAGCATCCATGCTGTGAGATTAATTTTGGATGGCCTGCGATACGAGGAT ATCCACTGGCAGCCATATTCTGACGATATTCTCAGCTCGATCCCTCGAGAGTACCTCGATGGGGCACATCTCTGGCGTGCGCGAGTCCCACTCATTTACTATAACATTGTGGAGTGGCACCAGCCAGAGAGGGTGCTTCAGCAGTTCGGCCTAGTTCAGCCTATTCCGTTGCCCCCCTTGCAGACTGAGGAGCTTCACAACGTCCGCTACCGGGGTTCCTCGAGCTTCGCATATGAGATGGACTACTGGGTGCAACTTTGGAACAATAGAAACGCGTTTGTAGTTCAGGGCCGGCAGCTTCAGCACCCACCCCATTACCATTCCCAGTACATGGACTGGTATAGGCGTCGATGCCGGAGATGGATTACACTTCAGGGTGCAGAGGCTGGCACTAGT CGCGATTTGCAGGAGAGAACCCATGTTACGGGGGAGGCCAGTTCGAGTGCCGCTCGCAGGATTAGGTTTGCTGCACGAAGTTCTCAGCTTGCTACCATGGAGGATCGCAGGGACGTCACACTTCCCCCTCCTGAGCCAGCGGACCAACCATACCAGCTGCCTCCGCTCCCTCCCTGTCAGGTCGATTTAAGCTCTATTAGAGGGCGGCGTCGACAGCCACGCAGAATGCCTCCACAGCCCCGTCCAGAGCATGTGTACCCTATCCCAGAGCCATTATTTTTTCACACGGAGGTGGCGGGTACCTCAGACATACCGCAGCCGGACTACTGGGAAAGACAACATTACGGGTCAACCTCCGGGCCGACACCCCAAGCATCATATCCACAG TTTCAGGTCCCGCCTGCGTCGATGCCGTATGTTGACTCATTTTTTGGAGATACGACCTTTACGACCACTCAGGATCGACCAGGGCCATCTGAGTCACAG GTCCCCCCGGCGCCGATGCCGTATAGTGACTCATCTTTTAGACATACGACATTTGCCAACACTCGAGATCCTTTTGCGCCATCTGATTCACAG GTTCGCCAGCCGCCGATTCCGTCTTTCCATTCATATCTGGGAGAGATGGGATATACTCCACTAGGTACGCCGGCTCAGCCAGAGTCAGATCAGTCATGGCCTGCACCGCCGACGCATTCAGATGTCCCATGGCGTACGTCGACAGAGTCCGATTTCATTGAACAGTTGTTCTACTATCCCGCCGCACCTACTGCAGGTCAGGCGTCATCGTCACATCAGGTACCACCTTCTGGGTCGCCTCAGGCTCAAGATCCTTCGCAGATGTATTTCTCGACTACGGAGCCGTGGTGCTCTGGTGCAGATCTGTCTGCTGATCCGTTTTCCGGTGATCGGTTTCAGCATTTTACGCCTCCTGGTTTTACCCTGTATCCGGACATCACCTCGCAGGATCTGCGAGACACTACTCCAGCTCTAGTTATTGAACAGCCACACCAGTCTGCAGACGAAGACAGTGACGATTCAGAAGACAACGACGATTCTGATAACAGTGACGAGGGTGACGGTGGCGACTATAACCCTGTGACTGATACCTCACGTCACCGACGCACTCAGCAGGGCTATGACATGAGAACCCGCATGCGGAAACCGGCTCGATATCGTGACTAG
- the LOC126674858 gene encoding uncharacterized protein LOC126674858 isoform X2 yields MLKFAREMVVPTTFNPDLDQVTYHQRLRKIFKGAVGALDGTLIRASIPPAQQTPYRGRGRGDCYQNVLAICDFDMIFTFVWAGWEGVAHDSRVLTETMRDPNNNFPFPPPDKYYLCDAAYPNTRGFMAPHRNTRYWLSDFRNDRRARTREEKFNHAHAKLRNVIERSFGVLKARFPILKIMPPYPFNVQRNIVIACVAVHNYLRRMKVMDDFFEQFDRAEVIFQQPHRNFAQEGTQRQADQMFMTNLRDQIENELMNRRV; encoded by the exons ATGCTGAAGTTCGCAAGAGAAATGGTGGTACCTACTACTTTTAATCCAGACTTGGATCAAGTCACGTATCATCAACGACTTCGAAAAATATTCaag ggTGCTGTTGGTGCACTTGATGGAACTCTTATCCGCGCTTCTATACCACCTGCCCAACAAACACCATATCGAGGTAGAGGAAGAGGAGATTGCTATCAAAATGTGCTTGCTATATGTGATTTTGATATGATTTTTACATTTGTTTGGGCTGGATGGGAAGGAGTAGCACATGACTCACGGGTATTAACTGAAACTATGCGAGatccaaataataattttccttTTCCTCCACCTG ataaatattatttatgtgaTGCTGCATATCCAAATACTAGAGGATTTATGGCTCCTCATCGCAACACGCGATATTGGTTATCGGATTTTCGAAATGATCGTCGTGCAAGAACAAGAGAAGAAAAGTTTAATCATGCTCATGCTAAATTAAGAAATGTCATTGAGCGATCTTTTGGAGTTTTAAAAGCAAGATTTCCTATTTTGAAGATAATGCCACCGTATCCATTTAATGTGCAAAGAAACATTGTTATTGCTTGTGTTGCTGTGCATAACTATCTTCGCAGGATGAAAGTTATGGATgacttttttgagcaatttgaCAGAGCCGAGGTGATCTTTCAACAACCTCATAGAAACTTTGCGCAAGAAGGCACACAAAGACAAGCAGATCAAATGTTTATGACGAATTTAAGAGATCAAATTGAAAATGAGCTGATGAATAGAAGAGTTTAG
- the LOC126674857 gene encoding uncharacterized protein LOC126674857: MSTLNVSFLIWFDGQIVNSPRGVEYHGGCRVEMPLSERMNFDELVNICKRAVCSGPNSTNSEVEITQILFRLPKFVRGEVDSYALFLVQDNNHLFGILTESMRCPNLRIMEFYVEYRILGGTEISLDNLELSDSSESEWDSESVRSSDEDEDEHFYESDEDDAGEIDAELEMANSGEQTHYQSQLPEHVSRVNVDDFVVDLNEGETPNFTWQPGMEFQTGMTFKSRDAVQTCATAYSIAMGKEHQFHRTTPKTIVFVCRHNEICGWWLRATKLQANHTWTLTKYIGPHTCDHFMTGRDHRNFKSNQIVEFIKDLVLEQRDIRIKTLMAGIWERFSVMPTYKRTWLAKEKAICSAYGNWKDSFAEVCSFMANVKVTNPGSFWHAEGDPIYTNHSQNPRVRMFRRMFWTFYPMTAGFPFLKPVLFVDGTHLYGKYTMTLLIASAIDGNNHIMPLAFALVESESAASYEYFLSHLREHVIKERKVAIISDRAGGIIAVLKRPEWAGVSHMFCIRHLASNFNTHFRDKDLKKLAEKAGRAYQKKKFTRYMKIMKIKSPDGYKYLMNKEVLKKNQWARAYDVNGQRHNAMTTNYAESVNATLKNIRGLPITAMIEAIFRKLVEKYISRWNFYKSLIVKDIEYTPICIQILRKAGDKSRTHVVQPYDMTTMTCEVVTKKNNHNQAGGNVHTVNLHKKKCTCGKFQQLKVPCSHAMAVCLKENLNPHDYIGSHYRNQNAIQAWSHVFHSLRDRERWIKPNDLPFVPNPGWARKKGRPVNQRFRNEMDQTYREDRSPNFCSKCGNRGHNARTCTNRIRDA, from the exons ATGTCGACACTCAATGTATCCTTTCTGATATGGTTCGATGGGCAAATTGTAAACTCCCCCCGTGGAGTAGAATATCACGGTGGTTGTCGAGTGGAGATGCCACTCAGTGAACGAATGAATTTCGATGAATTggttaacatttgtaaaagggCAGTTTGTAGCGGACCGAACTCTACTAACTCAGAAGTGGAGATTACACAAATTTTATTCAGACTGCCTAAATTTGTAAGGGGTGAAGTAGATTCGTACGCACTCTTTTTAGTGCAGGACAATAACCATTTATTTGGAATACTAACCGAATCTATGAGATGTCCGAATCTACGAATTATGGAGTTCTACGTTGAGTACCGGATTTTGGGTGGAACTGAAATTTCGCTGGATAATTTGGAGTTAAGCGATTCGAGCGAGTCAGAGTGGGACAGTGAGTCAGTAAGGAGCAGTGACGAAGATGAAGACGAACACTTTTATGAGAGCGACGAAGATGATGCAGGTGAAATCGACGCCGAGTTAGAAATGGCCAATTCGGGAGAACAAACTCATTACCAGTCGCAGCTCCCTGAACACGTTAGTCGTGTAAATGTTGACGATTTCGTAGTTGACTTGAATGAGGGTGAGACCCCGAATTTTACTTGGCAGCCAGGAATGGAGTTTCAAACGGGGATGACCTTCAAAAGTCGCGATGCTGTTCAGACCTGTGCAACCGCTTATTCAATCGCTATGGGGAAGGAGCACCAGTTTCATCGGACTACCCCCAAGACAATCGTGTTTGTTTGCCGACACAACGAAATCTGCGGATGGTGGTTGCGAGCAACCAAACTACAGGCAAATCATACATGGACCCTGACAAAATATATAGGGCCACACACGTGCGATCATTTTATGACAGGTCGCGACCATCGAAACTTTAAGTCTAATCAAATCGTAGAATTTATCAAGGACCTGGTGTTGGAACAACGCGACATTCGCATCAAGACGCTGATGGCTGGTATTTGGGAAAGATTTTCTGTAATGCCTACCTATAAAAGAACTTGGTTAGCTAAGGAGAAGGCAATATGCAGCGCCTACGGAAACTGGAAGGACTCTTTCGCCGAAGTTTGTAGCTTCATGGCCAATGTGAAGGTCACAAATCCCGGATCATTCTGGCATGCAGAAG GCGATCCAATTTACACAAACCACTCGCAAAATCCCCGAGTGAGAATGTTTCGCAGAATGTTTTGGACCTTCTACCCGATGACAGCTGGATTTCCTTTTTTGAAACCTGTGCTATTCGTTGACGGGACTCATTTGTATGGAAAATACACAATGACCTTGTTGATCGCATCGGCGATAGATGGAAACAATCACATAATGCCACTTGCCTTTGCACTTGTCGAATCGGAGAGCGCAGCAAGCTATGAATATTTTTTGAGTCATCTCCGGGAGCATGTTATCAAGGAGAGAAAAGTGGCAATTATTTCGGATCGCGCTGGTGGAATAATAGCTGTTTTGAAGCGTCCGGAGTGGGCGGGTGTTTCTCACATGTTTTGCATAAGGCATTTAGCGAGTAATTTCAATACTCATTTCAGAGATAAGGATTTGAAAAAACTGGCAGAAAAAGCAG GACGTGCTtaccagaaaaaaaaattcacacgGTATATGAAAATTATGAAGATCAAATCGCCTGATGGGTATAAATATTTGATGAATAAGGAAGTATTGAAGAAAAATCAGTGGGCAAGGGCGTATGACGTCAACGGACAACGTCACAATGCGATGACAACAAATTATGCTGAGTCTGTTAATGCGACGCTCAAGAATATCAGAGGGCTGCCTATCACCGCAATGATTGAAGCTATTTTCCGTAAGCTTGTCGAAAAATACATTTCCCGTTGGAATTTTTATAAGTCATTGATCGTCAAGGACATTGAGTACACGCCAATCTGCATCCAAATATTGCGAAAAGCAGGAGACAAGTCTCGTACTCATGTTGTCCAGCCGTATGACATGACCACAATGACGTGTGAAGTGGTGACTAAGAAGAATAATCATAATCAAGCCGGCGGAAATGTCCATACAGTAAACctccataaaaaaaaatgcaCGTGTGGTAAGTTTCAGCAGCTGAAGGTGCCTTGCTCTCATGCTATGGCGGTGTGCTTAAAGGAGAATTTGAACCCTCATGACTACATTGGGTCGCACTATCGGAACCAAAACGCAATCCAAGCTTGGAGTCACGTTTTTCATTCATTACGTGACCGTGAGCGTTGGATAAAACCGAACGACCTCCCGTTTGTGCCAAATCCTGGCTGGGCTAGAAAGAAGGGACGACCAGTAAATCAACGGTTTAGAAATGAAATGGATCAAACTTATAGAGAGGACCGTAGCCCAAATTTTTGTAGTAAATGTGGAAATAGGGGCCATAATGCCAGAACTTGCACTAATAGGATTAGAGATGCCTAA
- the LOC126674858 gene encoding uncharacterized protein LOC126674858 isoform X1 — protein sequence MGIFLFTLSQNHRNRAMKRRFNHSTQTVHFYFHEVLRAMLKFAREMVVPTTFNPDLDQVTYHQRLRKIFKGAVGALDGTLIRASIPPAQQTPYRGRGRGDCYQNVLAICDFDMIFTFVWAGWEGVAHDSRVLTETMRDPNNNFPFPPPDKYYLCDAAYPNTRGFMAPHRNTRYWLSDFRNDRRARTREEKFNHAHAKLRNVIERSFGVLKARFPILKIMPPYPFNVQRNIVIACVAVHNYLRRMKVMDDFFEQFDRAEVIFQQPHRNFAQEGTQRQADQMFMTNLRDQIENELMNRRV from the exons ATgggaatatttttatttactctCAGTCAAAATCATCGAAATCGTGCCATGAAACGAAGATTCAACCATTCAACTCAAACtgtacatttttattttcacgAGGTTTTAAGGGCAATGCTGAAGTTCGCAAGAGAAATGGTGGTACCTACTACTTTTAATCCAGACTTGGATCAAGTCACGTATCATCAACGACTTCGAAAAATATTCaag ggTGCTGTTGGTGCACTTGATGGAACTCTTATCCGCGCTTCTATACCACCTGCCCAACAAACACCATATCGAGGTAGAGGAAGAGGAGATTGCTATCAAAATGTGCTTGCTATATGTGATTTTGATATGATTTTTACATTTGTTTGGGCTGGATGGGAAGGAGTAGCACATGACTCACGGGTATTAACTGAAACTATGCGAGatccaaataataattttccttTTCCTCCACCTG ataaatattatttatgtgaTGCTGCATATCCAAATACTAGAGGATTTATGGCTCCTCATCGCAACACGCGATATTGGTTATCGGATTTTCGAAATGATCGTCGTGCAAGAACAAGAGAAGAAAAGTTTAATCATGCTCATGCTAAATTAAGAAATGTCATTGAGCGATCTTTTGGAGTTTTAAAAGCAAGATTTCCTATTTTGAAGATAATGCCACCGTATCCATTTAATGTGCAAAGAAACATTGTTATTGCTTGTGTTGCTGTGCATAACTATCTTCGCAGGATGAAAGTTATGGATgacttttttgagcaatttgaCAGAGCCGAGGTGATCTTTCAACAACCTCATAGAAACTTTGCGCAAGAAGGCACACAAAGACAAGCAGATCAAATGTTTATGACGAATTTAAGAGATCAAATTGAAAATGAGCTGATGAATAGAAGAGTTTAG
- the LOC126671234 gene encoding U-box domain-containing protein 7 has product MSTSSSSSSSNLWLASYTKLQFFKRIRRFLRSKTSQKISPRTKVSIHNNEESVQVVKEDDSIVLQRSVKKLHFGSWEEKETAAMEIGRLAKEDVKTRKLMAELGVIPVLVDMVSSEVACRRLIAVQALIELANGTYTNKALIVEAQILSKLPNNIKITEESTRQKFAELILSLSSLANTEFPISSSKILPFLVEILESSTTLETKQLCLATLYNISTVLENAGPLVSNGVVQTLLGLISVKQLSEKSLATLSHLVVTVMGKKAIENNSMVPGSLIEILTWGEKPKCQELSAYLLMILAYQSSVLREKMAKSGIVPALVEVSLLGNSLAQKRALKLLQWFKDERQMGPHSGPQTGRIALMGSPVSPRASQEGRKMMKNLVKQSLYKNMEMIARRANNNSNDSSEDSDSKLKSLVISTSSKSLPY; this is encoded by the exons ATGTCcacttcttcatcatcatcatcatccaaTCTCTGGTTAGCTTCCTACACAAAACTCCAGTTCTTCAAACGAATCAGACGGTTCTTACGGTCCAAAACTTCACAAAAAATCAGCCCAAGAACCAAAGTTTCGATCCATAATAATGAAGAATCAGTACAAGTTGTTAAAGAAGATGATTCGATTGTTTTGCAGAGATCAGTGAAGAAGCTTCACTTTGGCAGCTGGGAGGAAAAAGAGACGGCGGCGATGGAAATCGGAAGATTGGCTAAAGAAGATGTTAAGACGAGGAAGCTGATGGCGGAGCTCGGTGTTATTCCGGTGTTGGTTGATATGGTCTCGTCGGAGGTGGCTTGTCGGAGACTGATTGCTGTTCAGGCTTTGATTGAGCTTGCTAATGGAACTTACAC GAACAAGGCTCTTATAGTAGAAGCACAAATACTCTCAAAACTACCAAACAACATAAAAATTACAGAAGAATCAACAAGGCAAAAATTTGCAGAATTGATTTTATCACTATCTTCTCTAGCAAACACAGAATTCCCAATTTCCTCATCAAAAATTTTACCATTTCTAGTAGAAATTCTTGAATCAAGCACAACCCTAGAAACCAAACAGTTATGTTTGGCCACATTATACAACATCTCAACCGTCTTAGAAAATGCCGGACCGTTGGTTTCTAATGGTGTAGTTCAAACTCTTTTAGGTCTAATTTCAGTGAAACAACTATCCGAAAAATCCTTAGCCACATTAAGCCATTTGGTAGTTACCGTGATGGGCAAGAAAGCTATAGAAAATAACTCAATGGTACCAGGAAGTTTGATTGAGATATTAACATGGGGAGAAAAACCAAAATGCCAAGAATTATCAGCTTATTTATTGATGATTCTCGCATATCAAAGCTCGGTTCTTCGCGAAAAAATGGCGAAATCGGGGATTGTACCGGCTCTCGTCGAAGTTTCATTGCTTGGAAATTCATTAGCACAGAAGAGAGCTTTGAAATTGCTCCAATGGTTTAAAGATGAGAGGCAAATGGGTCCACATTCCGGACCACAGACAGGGCGAATTGCGTTAATGGGGTCGCCAGTTAGTCCGAGAGCGAGTCAAGAAGGAAGGAAGATGATGAAGAATTTGGTGAAACAAAGTCTTTATAAGAATATGGAGATGATAGCAAGAAGAgctaataataatagtaatgaTTCTTCAGAGGATTCTGATTCAAAGCTTAAGTCCTTGGTGATTAGTACAAGTTCTAAAAGCTTGCCTTATTGA
- the LOC126672191 gene encoding protein FAR1-RELATED SEQUENCE 5-like, protein MDNSENFNREEAYNLYKEYAIRIGFNVRKSISRYQVGTKTISQKEYCCSKQGVRDERNPYDTKHRNRLQTRSGCEAMIRFTVKDGVWTVTKFISTHNHEFASPSERHLLKSSRNVSLERANVLDTMINAGLRTRDAYAFMSAEIGGSDNVGFTKRGQKMTLIEAGDAQSLLNHFKQKNAEDAMFFYTIQVDQENRMTNFFWRDARSRIDYDFLGMLLFLILPFGLIDTT, encoded by the exons ATGGACAATTCAGAGAATTTTAATAGAG AAGAAGCTTATAATCTTTATAAAGAGTATGCAATCCGGATAGGGTTTAATGTTAGAAAATCCATAAGTAGATATCAAGTTGGAACAAAAACTATTTCTCAAAAAGAATATTGTTGCTCAAAACAAGGTGTTAGAGATGAAAGAAATCCTTATGATACTAAACATCGAAATAGATTACAAACGAGAAGTGGGTGTGAAGCAATGATTCGATTTACAGTTAAAGATGGTGTATGGACAGTGACAAAGTTCATTTCAACTCATAATCATGAATTTGCATCACCATCTGAAAGACACTTACTTAAATCTAGCAGGAATGTGTCTTTAGAGAGAGCTAATGTTCTTGATACAATGATCAATGCTGGTTTACGAACTAGAGATGCTTATGCTTTTATGTCTGCTGAAATTGGAGGAAGTGATAATGTGGGATTTACAAAGagagg GCAAAAGATGACATTGATTGAAGCCGGGGATGCTCAAAGTttacttaatcattttaagcaAAAAAATGCAGAAGATGCAATGTTTTTTTATACGATACAAGTAGATCAAGAAAATAGAATGACTAACTTTTTTTGGAGAGATGCAAGATCAAGAATAGACTACGATTTTTTGGGGATGTTGTTATTTTTGATACTACCTTTCGGACTAATAGATACAACTTGA